A genomic region of Zygotorulaspora mrakii chromosome 7, complete sequence contains the following coding sequences:
- the FIN1 gene encoding Fin1p (similar to Saccharomyces cerevisiae FIN1 (YDR130C); ancestral locus Anc_8.297), which translates to MVGESDTTDLNVKVNAMTGSDLSVTSKNQVFCTNSTAVKRLGDSSSKVHISDLSKPPGRLSPVRKGPARQLTPKRLASPTCLKDQSTTDFRDRSLPPNSNRSEEEDKHATSLIFTTSPTKLLFSSDKKIGGDGSLSKLRSRFSNGLLSPQRLSTVPGSSKEVKGKNLLSKLQDQEYKSPKNETSTHTQNNETKSLSQEGRVTKSQQQRKKTVKFKVPDAEKDTLIETELADLKSLLLQVLKHQKVLESKLINLENNLNEKNEK; encoded by the coding sequence ATGGTGGGGGAATCTGATACTACGGACTTGAATGTCAAGGTTAATGCGATGACTGGATCTGATTTATCGGTAACGTCCAAAAATCAAGTTTTTTGTACAAATAGCACGGCAGTAAAGCGATTAGGTGATTCTTCGTCTAAAGTTCACATTAGCGATCTTTCGAAGCCACCAGGAAGGTTATCACCTGTGCGCAAAGGTCCTGCACGTCAGCTAACGCCAAAAAGGCTGGCATCGCCGACCTGCTTGAAAGATCAGAGTACGACAGATTTTCGAGATCGCTCACTGCCGCCAAACAGCAATCGatcagaagaagaagacaagCACGCAACAAGCTTAATATTCACAACTTCACCAACGAAGTTGCTTTTCAGTTCCGACAAAAAAATAGGAGGGGATGGATCCTTGAGCAAGTTGAGGTCCAGGTTTAGCAATGGCCTGCTTTCACCACAGAGACTATCCACGGTCCCGGGTAGCTCAAAAGAGGTGAAGGGGAAGAACTTACTCAGTAAGCTGCAAGACCAAGAATACAAATCGCCAAAAAATGAGACATCCACACATACACAAAACAATGAAACAAAGTCGCTATCTCAAGAGGGCAGGGTCACAAAAAGCCAGCAGCAACGGAAGAAAACAGTCAAATTCAAGGTCCCTGATGCCGAAAAGGATACATTAATCGAGACAGAATTGgcagatttgaaaagcttaTTGTTGCAAGTCCTTAAGCACCAAAAAGTGCTGGAGTCAAAATTAATTAATTTAGAGAATAATTTGAAcgaaaagaatgagaaaTGA
- the REX3 gene encoding RNA exonuclease (similar to Saccharomyces cerevisiae REX3 (YLR107W); ancestral locus Anc_8.296), with protein MSHPLRPIDLVRQPAPFQDRYKILQKLLAHLQKVKPNAAEKLNKLAVGLEARVAKSSSSPQSYRFNMSILMRDLTKYKGDLSQIRVGQKPIVARDKTRPSNITKLNAMEKLKAVIIDTEVLKKNGYIIGKETTEDPADLIYTTCIRCNTKFEKAKIMENAFCRYHISKKQFDKVSKTYQYPCCGETTVSTSFLRLGCQTQNHHVFRSETYEELSTISKFISTDNYSGEENVLALDCEMAFTSLGYEMIRLTIVDFFTSKTLFDEIIRPIGEVIDLNSQFSGVHEICESNSMSYHEAMRKVVSEKLINKNTILIGHGLENDLNVMRIVHKKIIDTAILYSKGRYKSSLKNFAFEFLSREIQNGEHDSSEDAIATMDVVKVRLGIPVEQTGWD; from the coding sequence ATGTCTCATCCTTTACGTCCAATAGATCTGGTAAGACAACCAGCCCCGTTTCAGGATCGGTACAAGATACTGCAGAAACTTTTAGCGCACTTGCAAAAGGTGAAGCCCAATGCTGCGGAAAAGCTCAACAAGCTTGCTGTAGGGCTAGAAGCACGAGTAGCTAAATCTAGTAGCTCTCCACAGAGCTATCGGTTCAACATGAGCATTTTGATGCGGGATCTAACTAAATATAAAGGGGATCTGTCGCAGATACGGGTAGGACAAAAACCAATAGTTGCGAGGGACAAAACGAGGCCATCGAACATAACCAAGCTTAATGCAATGGAGAAGCTGAAGGCAGTTATCATTGATACGGAAgttttaaagaaaaatggttATATAATAGGAAAAGAAACGACTGAGGATCCAGCTGACTTAATCTATACTACTTGCATTCGATGTAATACcaagtttgaaaaagcaaagaTAATGGAAAATGCATTCTGCCGATACCATATCTCTAAGAAACAGTTCGACAAGGTTTCCAAAACATACCAGTATCCTTGTTGCGGGGAAACTACGGTCTCGACCTCGTTTCTGCGTTTAGGTTGTCAAACTCAGAACCACCACGTCTTCAGGTCAGAGACATACGAGGAATTATCTACTATATCGAAATTCATTTCAACTGATAATTACTCAggtgaagaaaatgttttggCTTTGGACTGTGAGATGGCATTCACTTCATTAGGTTACGAAATGATCAGGCTCACAATCgttgattttttcacatCAAAGACgctttttgatgaaattattcGCCCTATCGGTGAAGTTATTGACCTTAACTCTCAATTCAGTGGTGTTCACGAGATATGTGAGTCTAATTCTATGAGCTATCATGAGGCAATGAGAAAAGTAGTTTCGGAAAAGCtgatcaacaaaaatacCATTTTGATAGGACACGGTCTAGAAAACGATCTCAATGTTATGAGAATAGTgcataaaaaaatcataGATACCGCAATCTTGtattcaaaaggaagatATAAGTCATCTTTAAAGAATTTCGCTTTCGAATTCTTAAGTAGAGAGATTCAGAACGGCGAGCATGACAGTTCTGAAGATGCAATAGCCACAATGGATGTTGTTAAAGTACGGCTCGGCATCCCGGTTGAGCAAACTGGGTGGGATTAA
- a CDS encoding uncharacterized protein (similar to Saccharomyces cerevisiae YDR131C; ancestral locus Anc_8.298), with protein MIDKIPPELFPRIAKHISQDDKVSLTYCCRDVRMRIISSLYENLFLNEKPYFPSDLDANLGTNFWSVLCFQSRYETSINSTRGKRKLKILVRSLQESAFILCPLVKRVHCSWHLDTAILFKLIKLLMTYGTSLQYFSNILEEQISRLLLPKASQLRSLDVVPPFKIPAGRADSIYYGRMEVLLSKYNWENINELTLHVNGCTFFPHLNKPLKIKSLCLNLRPDTFAGSFFEQPYYSIFDTDALEELEILSWYHTNESTANLYDTWNLPQFWEFSNIKSLTMLSLVANESFLCTCFQKFNLLERLKVDYMFDIPISTRTIEILARSKASKTIKYIDIKFDSLQIPIFSLNPVDTSSFRINLNCQCHDCKQTFNDIIIQKIFPTNDSLSVRNPNDDSSRSYYFHVFKLTSILPYTHFIDRTPAISYHCTSLQEHASDINYLLKKDGANESRYVNENDVLRLYHAHIHSLKKTFDFFLNHFISLDFLTLNDLPTKVFQVDELQRSNVPIFYSKGYSSNQIYELVTDESLFN; from the coding sequence ATGATAGATAAAATACCACCAGAACTTTTTCCACGAATAGCCAAGCACATTTCCCAGGATGATAAGGTGTCCTTAACATATTGCTGCAGAGATGTAAGAATGAGAATTATATCTTCTCTCTACGAAAACCTTTTTCTTAACGAGAAACCCTATTTCCCAAGTGACCTGGACGCCAACTTAGGAACCAATTTCTGGTCAGTCCTATGCTTTCAATCAAGGTATGAGACCTCTATAAACAGTACTAGAGGTAAGCGAAAGCTTAAAATATTAGTGAGATCCCTGCAGGAGTCAGCGTTCATTTTATGTCCACTCGTGAAACGCGTTCATTGCTCATGGCATTTAGATACTGCAATACTGTTCAAATTGATAAAGCTTTTAATGACATATGGTACAAGCTTGcaatacttttcaaacatTTTAGAGGAACAGATCTCGAGGCTATTGTTGCCCAAGGCTTCTCAGCTGCGTTCACTTGATGTTGTTCCTCCATTTAAGATACCAGCAGGCCGCGCTGATAGTATTTATTACGGAAGAATGGAAGTCCTGCTTTCTAAATACAACTGGGAAAACATCAATGAGCTGACGCTTCATGTCAATGGTTGTACTTTCTTCCCACACTTGAATAAgcctttgaaaataaaatctcTTTGCCTTAATCTAAGACCCGATACATTCGCaggatctttttttgaacagCCTTATTATTCCATATTTGATACTGACGCATTAGAGGAGCTTGAGATTTTATCTTGGTACCATACAAATGAATCTACGGCAAACTTATACGACACTTGGAATCTGCCACAATTTTGGGAGTTTTCGAATATTAAAAGTTTAACCATGTTGTCACTGGTTGCCAATGAATCATTCTTGTGTACATGCTTTCAGAAGTTTAATTTATTGGAAAGGCTTAAGGTTGATTATATGTTCGATATTCCAATCAGCACGCGAACAATTGAAATCCTTGCGAGATCAAAAGCATCCAAAACGATAAAATATATTGACATCAAGTTCGATTCACTACAAATTCCTATCTTCTCTCTTAACCCAGTTGACACTTCTTCATTCAGGATAAATTTAAACTGTCAATGCCACGATTGTAAACAGACTTTTAATGATATTATCatacaaaaaatctttCCTACAAATGATTCCCTCAGTGTTAGAAATCCAAATGATGATTCCTCAAGAAGTTACTATTTTCATGTCTTCAAGTTAACTTCTATCCTACCTTACACCCATTTCATAGACAGAACACCGGCAATCAGCTACCATTGCACTTCCCTGCAGGAGCATGCATCAGACATCAATTATttactgaaaaaagatggtGCAAATGAGTCGAGATATGTCAATGAAAACGATGTTCTGCGTCTTTATCATGCACATATCcattctttgaagaaaacctttgatttttttcttaaCCATTTTATTAGCCTCGattttttgacattgaATGATCTGCCGACCAAAGTATTTCAGGTGGACGAGTTGCAGAGGAGCAACGTGCCAATTTTTTACTCCAAAGGCTACAGCAGCAATCAAATCTATGAATTAGTCACTGATGAATCTCTCTTTAATTAA